The Vicia villosa cultivar HV-30 ecotype Madison, WI linkage group LG1, Vvil1.0, whole genome shotgun sequence genome includes a region encoding these proteins:
- the LOC131603117 gene encoding ethylene-responsive transcription factor ERF086-like: MSTSKKPTSDSSFKPYHETNQTQMCLSLLQRNTNTLPSGEKRGRRKQTEPGRFLGVRRRPWGRYAAEIRDPTTKERHWLGTFDTAQEAALAYDRAAISMKGNQARTNFIYTDTINFHTLVSSPIDVQTLLPASQLLTNTTQTNQNTTLSHLNNTSLTTGKDQNMIMSTFDHEKTNHDDNFFFSNDTNSGYLECIVPDNCFRNSNVSNSTTSSDEKVGDINNKVSMEGQIQSHFGIPSFSQEMPTRVTGFSEFSYCPSEGFLDWNSNELSAIFNNNVPLTVHENQCMDMDTLMFPNYPIIENLTPSYGLLNDQASSSTNYSPSLDFGYPLF; this comes from the coding sequence ATGTCAACCTCCAAAAAACCAACATCAGATTCATCTTTCAAACCCTATCATGAAACAAATCAAACACAAATGTGCTTATCACTCCTTCAAAGAAACACCAACACATTACCTAGTGGTGAAAAAAGAGGTAGAAGAAAACAAACCGAACCAGGAAGGTTTCTTGGTGTTAGAAGAAGACCTTGGGGTAGATATGCTGCTGAAATCAGAGACCCTACAACCAAAGAAAGACACTGGCTTGGAACCTTTGACACTGCTCAAGAAGCTGCTCTTGCTTATGATAGAGCTGCCATCTCCATGAAAGGAAACCAAGCTAGAACAAATTTCATTTACACTGATACCATAAACTTTCACACTCTTGTTTCTTCTCCTATTGATGTTCAAACCCTCTTACCAGCTTCACAGTTACTCACCAACACTACTCAAACCAATCAAAACACTACTCTTTCTCACCTCAACAACACTTCACTCACCACTGGCAAAGACCAAAACATGATCATGAGTACTTTTGATCATGAAAAAACAAATCATGATGATAATTTCTTCTTTTCCAATGACACTAACTCTGGCTACCTTGAATGCATAGTTCCTGATAACTGTTTCAGAAACAGCAATGTTAGTAATAGTACTACTTCAAGTGATGAAAAAGTTGGTGATATCAACAACAAAGTTTCCATGGAGGGTCAAATTCAATCACATTTTGGCATCCCTTCATTTTCTCAAGAAATGCCAACAAGGGTCACTGGTTTTTCTGAGTTTTCTTATTGTCCAAGTGAAGGGTTCTTAGATTGGAACTCTAATGAACTTTCAGCTATATTCAACAACAATGTTCCACTAACAGTTCATGAAAATCAATGCATGGATATGGATACATTAATGTTTCCAAATTATCCCATCATTGAAAACCTAACTCCAAGCTATGGATTACTCAATGATCAAGCTTCTTCTTCAACAAACTATTCTCCATCACTTGATTTTGGTTACCCTCTCTTTTAA